A DNA window from Trichosurus vulpecula isolate mTriVul1 chromosome 2, mTriVul1.pri, whole genome shotgun sequence contains the following coding sequences:
- the LOC118839403 gene encoding gap junction beta-5 protein-like has protein sequence MNWGVFEGLLSGVNKYSTAFGRIWLSLVFIFRVLVYLVTAEKVWSDDHKDFDCNTRQPGCSNVCFDHFFPVSHVRLWALQLILVTCPSLLVVMHVAYREARERRHLEKVGEGGGRLYPNPGKKRGGLWWTYVCSLIFKAGVDSAFLYVFYRFYRNYMLPHVVLCSEDPCPHTVDCFISKPTEKNIFTLFMVSTAIICILLNLVELGYLISKRCWECPRGGRRDSKKDLLSGGDLIFLGTDPKPPLLPFLPDTPRDQVKKTMV, from the coding sequence ATGAACTGGGGAGTGTTCGAGGGACTGCTGAGCGGGGTCAACAAGTATTCCACAGCTTTCGGCCGCATCTGGCTGTCCTTGGTCTTCATCTTCCGCGTGCTGGTCTATCTGGTGACGGCTGAGAAGGTGTGGAGTGACGACCACAAGGACTTCGACTGCAACACGCGCCAGCCGGGCTGCTCCAACGTCTGCTTCGACCACTTCTTCCCCGTCTCCCACGTCCGCCTGTGGGCCCTGCAGCTCATCCTGGTCACCTGCCCCTCCCTGCTTGTGGTCATGCATGTGGCCTACCGGGAGGCCCGGGAGCGGAGACACCTGGAGAAGGTGGGCGAAGGCGGGGGGCGCCTCTACCCAAACCCAGGCAAGAAGCGCGGAGGTCTCTGGTGGACCTATGTCTGCAGTTTGATCTTCAAGGCCGGCGTGGATTCAGCCTTCCTCTACGTGTTCTACCGCTTCTACCGAAACTACATGCTCCCACATGTGGTCCTCTGCAGCGAGGACCCCTGCCCCCACACCGTGGACTGCTTCATCTCCAAGCCCACGGAGAAGAACATTTTCACACTCTTCATGGTGTCTACGGCCATCATCTGCATCTTACTCAACTTGGTAGAATTGGGTTACTTGATCAGCAAGAGGTGCTGGGAGTGCccgaggggagggagaagggattcCAAGAAGGACCTGCTGTCTGGGGGTGACCTCATCTTCCTGGGGACAGACCCCAAGCCGCCCCTTCTGCCCTTTTTGCCTGATACTCCCCGAGACCAGGTGAAGAAAACCATGGTATAA